From one Humulus lupulus chromosome 8, drHumLupu1.1, whole genome shotgun sequence genomic stretch:
- the LOC133794563 gene encoding probable nucleoside diphosphate kinase 5 has product MSICAVSYFSKFFLLFLVLSLCISHRAAASNANPGKEKTLAMIKPDGLLGNYTDEIKNVIIDSGFIIFKEMILRLDEDRAASFYAEHSLKSFFRNLINYMTSGPVLVMILEKENAVADWRALIGPTDSRRAKITHPHSIRALCGIDSEKNCVHGSDSPQSAQREISFFFQEKYEDQDVMQHDEL; this is encoded by the exons ATGTCGATTTGCGCAGTTTCCTACTTCTCAAAGTTCTTCCTTTTATTCCTTGTGCTCTCCCTTTGTATTTCTCACAG GGCTGCAGCAAGCAATGCAAACCCAGGGAAAGAGAAAACGTTAGCTATGATAAAACCGGATGGTTTGCTAGGTAATTACACCGACGAGATAAAGAATGTCATCATTGATTCGGGTTTCATTATTTTCAAGGAGATGATTCTTCGACTTGACGAGGACAGGGCTGCAAGCTTTTATGCTGAGCATTCTTTGAAGAGCTTCTTTCGTAATCTTATTAATTACATGACAAG tggGCCGGTGTTGGTTATGATTCTAGAGAAGGAAAATGCTGTGGCTGATTGGCGTGCTCTTATTGGTCCAACTGATTCAAGAAGGGCAAAGATTACTCATCCTCACAG CATAAGGGCACTGTGTGGAATAGATTCCGAAAAAAACTGCGTTCATGGTTCAGATTCTCCTCAATCAGCACAAAGAGAGATCTCCTTTTTCTTTCAAGAGAAGTATGAAG ACCAAGACGTTATGCAACATGATGAACTATAG